From Thermoanaerobaculia bacterium, the proteins below share one genomic window:
- the secG gene encoding preprotein translocase subunit SecG: MFTVFLVIIHVIVCLFLIGVVLLQQGKGSDLASAFGGGGGQAAFGARSGATFMHKLTVGAFVVFILTSVMLVIVNRQEGPSVVDEVKQTAVEEETQGATESQEAAETQTPDTGAASEAPAEDAQPQN, encoded by the coding sequence ATGTTTACCGTTTTTCTGGTCATTATTCATGTTATCGTCTGCCTCTTCCTGATTGGTGTTGTCCTGCTTCAGCAGGGGAAGGGGTCGGATCTGGCGAGTGCCTTTGGCGGCGGGGGGGGACAGGCTGCCTTCGGAGCCCGGAGTGGTGCCACCTTCATGCACAAGCTGACCGTTGGAGCCTTTGTGGTCTTTATCCTTACCTCGGTCATGCTGGTTATTGTCAACCGTCAGGAAGGTCCTTCCGTCGTGGATGAAGTGAAGCAAACGGCGGTTGAAGAAGAAACGCAGGGTGCGACGGAATCCCAGGAAGCTGCTGAGACGCAGACCCCGGATACAGGCGCTGCCTCCGAAGCTCCTGCAGAAGACGCTCAGCCCCAGAACTGA